The following coding sequences are from one Kallotenue papyrolyticum window:
- a CDS encoding carbohydrate ABC transporter permease, producing the protein MVNRTTPIRSALRLSTRRASPLQQWHLPILYLLPALLALLLVNVFPIVYTLYISLTNRNGPARFAEGRYQLTGFQNYVRLLSQSDFYLVLGRTIFYAIICVTLFFIVGLTFALILNNPAIKGRSIWRTLLILPWAVPYWITALIWKFLFHGQYGPINQFLRMIGINPPDWLLDSTTAFVAIIIVNVWLSFPFFMLILLGGLQSISPELYEAAELDGAGWWSRLLRITLPLLRPVAIPAIILSLMTTLKMFETVYLMTGGGPVTRLGQPGATELLLVWAYNQGFQGLQRFGLVGAFSIVVFLILALMTLIYTRITRATRGIYD; encoded by the coding sequence ATGGTGAACCGGACTACGCCGATCCGATCTGCGCTGCGTCTCAGCACAAGGAGGGCATCGCCTCTGCAGCAGTGGCACCTGCCCATCTTGTACCTGCTACCGGCGCTCCTGGCACTGTTGCTGGTGAATGTCTTTCCTATCGTCTATACGTTGTATATTTCGCTTACCAATCGCAATGGACCAGCCCGCTTTGCAGAGGGTCGTTATCAACTGACCGGGTTTCAAAACTATGTTCGCTTGCTAAGCCAATCTGATTTTTATCTGGTTTTGGGAAGAACAATTTTCTACGCAATTATTTGCGTCACTCTCTTCTTTATCGTTGGCCTAACCTTTGCACTGATTCTCAATAACCCAGCCATCAAAGGACGATCAATCTGGCGCACGCTGCTGATTCTTCCCTGGGCGGTACCTTATTGGATAACAGCCCTGATCTGGAAATTTTTATTCCATGGCCAGTATGGACCGATCAACCAGTTCCTACGAATGATCGGTATCAATCCACCAGACTGGCTGTTGGACAGCACGACTGCATTTGTCGCCATTATCATTGTTAATGTCTGGCTCAGTTTTCCATTCTTTATGCTCATCCTCTTGGGAGGTTTGCAGTCTATCTCGCCTGAACTGTACGAGGCTGCGGAACTAGATGGTGCAGGATGGTGGTCGCGGCTGCTACGCATTACTCTTCCGCTCCTGCGCCCGGTAGCCATTCCGGCCATCATTCTAAGCTTAATGACGACTTTGAAAATGTTCGAAACGGTGTACCTGATGACGGGAGGAGGTCCGGTCACACGCTTAGGCCAACCAGGAGCCACGGAACTATTGCTGGTCTGGGCCTATAACCAGGGTTTTCAGGGTCTCCAACGCTTCGGGCTGGTTGGGGCCTTTTCAATCGTTGTTTTTCTAATTCTAGCTCTCATGACGCTGATCTATACGCGGATAACGCGTGCCACCCGGGGCATCTATGATTAA
- a CDS encoding sugar ABC transporter substrate-binding protein, protein MNCRAFLLVGLITLLVLLSACSAQSGTTPASQSDPSSATASPSANAGPSAEPTAPPEQVGSGTTKIVIWHRWEGEYYKAIKQIFADYAIKNNVQIELLLVPDVANKAQIAVPSGQGPDIIAWVNDRIGSSALNEIIQPLDDYGITPGYLREQFAPVAADAMIYRHRVYGIPESMEAMTFIYNKALIAADDVPASTDDLIAKAKEYNAAHPGTYFFVYNARGDIYAAAPWFHGAGVALVTPDGTTEIASENGVKAARLIKAFSEIMPQELGYDEANTLFMDQKAAIIMNGPWVIADYQAKGIDFGLAPIPVVSSSGQPGKPFVGVKLLMLAANAKNSQAAVELMKYYGSADVQMQLARVNKQVPANRQAQQQVKDDPIIAGFIAQTANGVPMPNSEFINAMWDPFNKMIEVIWTGAAAPEQAVQDAAALFEESVADLK, encoded by the coding sequence ATGAACTGCCGTGCTTTCCTCCTTGTCGGCCTCATTACGCTGTTGGTCCTGCTCAGCGCATGTAGCGCCCAGTCCGGCACTACCCCGGCCAGCCAGAGCGACCCATCTAGCGCTACCGCCTCGCCATCCGCCAACGCAGGCCCTTCTGCCGAGCCAACCGCGCCACCCGAGCAGGTTGGCAGCGGCACAACCAAGATCGTCATCTGGCACCGTTGGGAGGGAGAATATTACAAGGCCATCAAGCAAATTTTTGCTGATTATGCCATCAAAAACAACGTTCAAATCGAGCTACTACTTGTGCCAGATGTCGCCAACAAAGCCCAGATCGCTGTCCCATCTGGGCAGGGTCCGGACATCATTGCCTGGGTCAATGACCGCATCGGCAGCAGTGCGCTCAACGAAATCATTCAACCCCTGGATGATTACGGCATTACGCCCGGCTACCTCCGCGAACAGTTCGCACCCGTCGCCGCCGACGCAATGATCTACCGCCATCGCGTCTATGGCATTCCCGAGTCGATGGAGGCGATGACCTTCATCTATAACAAAGCACTGATCGCCGCTGATGATGTACCTGCTAGCACTGACGACCTGATCGCCAAAGCCAAGGAATATAATGCTGCCCATCCGGGCACCTACTTCTTTGTTTATAACGCCCGGGGTGATATCTATGCCGCAGCGCCCTGGTTCCATGGTGCCGGCGTAGCGCTCGTCACACCGGATGGCACCACCGAGATCGCCAGCGAGAACGGGGTCAAGGCAGCCCGGTTGATTAAGGCGTTCAGCGAGATCATGCCTCAGGAGCTGGGCTATGACGAAGCCAACACGCTCTTCATGGACCAGAAAGCGGCCATCATCATGAACGGTCCGTGGGTCATTGCCGATTATCAAGCTAAGGGCATCGACTTCGGCCTGGCCCCGATCCCGGTTGTCAGTTCATCGGGGCAACCTGGCAAACCCTTCGTTGGCGTCAAACTGCTGATGCTGGCCGCCAATGCCAAAAACAGTCAGGCTGCCGTCGAGTTGATGAAATACTATGGCAGTGCCGATGTGCAAATGCAGTTGGCACGCGTCAACAAGCAGGTCCCAGCCAACCGACAAGCTCAGCAGCAGGTCAAGGACGACCCGATCATTGCTGGCTTCATTGCCCAGACCGCCAACGGTGTACCCATGCCCAACAGCGAATTCATCAATGCTATGTGGGATCCGTTCAACAAGATGATCGAGGTGATCTGGACCGGAGCCGCAGCGCCAGAACAAGCCGTCCAGGATGCGGCGGCCCTCTTCGAAGAAAGCGTCGCCGATTTGAAATAG
- a CDS encoding glycosyl hydrolase 53 family protein — translation MLRKHGSLWRSFSALVFIASVIPAHPLTAKARPSTAMLPIPPGINVAIGQPVIATPDTPTSSPSAVVDGEIASSWCPPAGSSSATLTIDLKVRHQLTGTGFTWVERAPADYRIQTSVDGRHWQPLTTARSTIAQTTIDRLERSTPTRYVRVTFTDRQPLPCLAEARAYAQPRPTTRLIRGADLSTLRALEAVGKTFADASGTRPAERILADHGWNLVRLRLWVNPDNGFNDFDDVAAMAQRIKRAGMDFLLDFHYSDTWADPGHQTTPAAWQGQDLATLTTTVYEYTRSVIARLHAQGTPPDLVQIGNEVTAGMLWPHGQLYSSTPPRWNEFTTLLKAGIAGARTGAPTGRAPLIMLHIDRGGDWGGTQWFFDHMLAYGVEFDVIGLSYYPYWHGSLSAVRQTLDHAAMRYGKPMIIVETAYPWTFEDFDGYPNIVSSATHPLRYPVSPEGQALFVNDLLSLIAHTPDQLGWGVVYWEPAWIPGVGWKIGEGNAWENQTVFDPNGQALPSLDMFRLR, via the coding sequence ATGCTACGGAAGCACGGCTCACTCTGGCGCAGCTTTAGCGCCCTTGTGTTCATTGCCAGCGTCATTCCAGCGCATCCTCTGACGGCTAAGGCGCGGCCAAGTACAGCCATGCTTCCCATACCACCAGGCATCAACGTCGCCATCGGCCAACCCGTGATCGCTACGCCGGATACGCCCACATCCTCGCCATCTGCGGTTGTAGACGGCGAGATCGCCAGCTCCTGGTGTCCGCCCGCAGGAAGCTCGTCCGCAACACTCACCATTGATTTAAAGGTGCGCCACCAGCTCACCGGCACCGGCTTCACCTGGGTGGAACGTGCGCCAGCCGATTACCGTATCCAGACGTCGGTAGATGGCCGTCACTGGCAGCCGCTGACCACAGCACGCAGCACCATCGCCCAGACGACCATTGACCGTCTGGAGCGCTCAACGCCGACGCGCTATGTCCGGGTGACCTTCACGGATAGGCAACCTCTCCCTTGCCTGGCCGAAGCGCGCGCCTACGCCCAACCACGCCCCACCACGCGGCTGATTCGCGGCGCTGATCTGTCCACCCTGCGCGCGCTCGAGGCTGTAGGCAAGACCTTTGCCGATGCGAGCGGCACACGGCCCGCTGAACGTATTCTCGCTGATCATGGCTGGAATCTGGTGCGGCTGCGATTGTGGGTCAATCCGGATAATGGCTTCAATGATTTCGACGATGTCGCCGCGATGGCACAACGCATCAAGCGTGCCGGCATGGATTTTTTGCTCGATTTCCATTATTCGGATACCTGGGCTGATCCCGGCCACCAAACGACGCCAGCCGCCTGGCAGGGACAAGACCTCGCCACGCTGACCACAACCGTGTACGAGTACACTCGTTCAGTGATCGCGAGACTACACGCGCAGGGTACTCCACCCGACCTGGTGCAGATCGGCAACGAAGTCACCGCAGGCATGCTCTGGCCACATGGCCAGCTGTATAGCAGTACGCCGCCGCGCTGGAACGAATTCACCACCCTGCTCAAGGCCGGCATCGCCGGTGCGCGCACCGGCGCACCCACTGGCCGCGCACCGCTGATCATGCTGCATATTGATCGAGGTGGCGACTGGGGCGGCACACAATGGTTCTTCGACCATATGCTGGCATATGGCGTTGAGTTCGATGTGATCGGCCTCTCCTACTATCCTTACTGGCATGGCTCCCTCAGCGCCGTGCGCCAGACGCTGGATCATGCTGCGATGCGCTATGGCAAGCCGATGATCATTGTTGAAACAGCATATCCCTGGACCTTCGAGGATTTCGATGGTTATCCGAACATCGTATCCTCAGCAACTCATCCACTGCGCTATCCCGTCAGCCCAGAAGGCCAGGCCTTGTTTGTCAACGATCTGCTCTCGCTCATCGCACACACGCCTGACCAGCTCGGCTGGGGCGTAGTGTATTGGGAACCGGCCTGGATTCCAGGTGTTGGTTGGAAAATCGGAGAAGGCAATGCCTGGGAGAATCAAACCGTGTTTGATCCTAACGGTCAAGCGCTCCCATCGCTGGATATGTTTCGTCTTCGCTAG